Proteins from a genomic interval of Leifsonia shinshuensis:
- a CDS encoding ATP-binding cassette domain-containing protein, producing MTTTESAPLLSLRGVGRRYNRTGAWALTRIDLDIYRGDFIAITGPSGAGKSTLLNVLALLDSYDVGEYQLDGQDIRALPRRKRDTLRGETFGFVFQHSNAIDNRTVIKNVEVPLVSTAAPFEERATRIGEALTQANIIHKGSQRVSLLSGGERQRMAIARALTTKPAVLFLDEPTGNLDSANSAAIMDLLDELNASGTTIVLVTHDAALAARARRQITVNDGVIAEISADATRPAVTGHETRARGDDHRRWWRRTVDAVCEAAWSLWDNRTRSAIEILTTAVAICGLAASVSLGLTASNQVDQLISAASQNMVTVATQQPTGTAEAFSDDALQRVARLDGIVAAGRHDRVAASDADISRFGANVPGDTASVELVGATAGTFQALRISSPPIVAGLFESKGPGQNIAVVGAAAARSLHVGSGPGQTIFVGNHAFDVLAITSSASVANSVVVPHAAIVSLRLPAKQTLVARTAPGRSAVVSDAVPLALDPGNPGAFTVTGAANLGQLRGDVSSSFQWLLLLLSSVLLAAAIIATSAIMSSAVIQRRAEIGLRMATGASPSSVGSLFVVEGGVLGAVGSVLGVFLAVGTVLLVSMARGWTPYFDFVSLVGALVIGVVAGLLASIIPSVRASRIQPAIAVRG from the coding sequence ATGACAACCACTGAGTCCGCGCCGCTCCTCAGCTTGCGAGGCGTCGGCCGCCGATACAACCGCACCGGCGCGTGGGCTCTCACACGCATCGACCTCGACATCTACCGCGGCGATTTCATAGCCATCACCGGTCCGTCCGGGGCGGGAAAATCAACACTCCTCAACGTCCTCGCCCTCCTCGACTCGTACGACGTCGGCGAATACCAGCTCGACGGGCAGGACATTCGAGCGCTCCCGCGGCGCAAGCGCGACACCCTGCGTGGGGAAACGTTCGGTTTCGTCTTCCAACACTCGAATGCGATCGACAACCGGACGGTGATCAAGAACGTCGAAGTGCCTTTGGTATCGACGGCGGCACCGTTCGAGGAGCGTGCCACCCGCATTGGCGAAGCCCTCACCCAGGCGAACATCATCCACAAAGGATCGCAACGTGTCTCCCTGCTCTCCGGCGGCGAACGGCAACGGATGGCGATCGCCCGAGCTCTCACCACCAAACCCGCGGTTCTCTTCCTCGACGAACCGACCGGGAACCTCGACTCCGCGAACTCCGCCGCGATCATGGACCTCCTCGACGAGCTCAACGCTTCCGGCACTACGATCGTGCTCGTCACCCACGACGCCGCCCTCGCCGCCCGCGCCCGCCGGCAGATCACCGTCAACGACGGAGTCATCGCCGAGATCAGCGCCGACGCGACCCGCCCGGCGGTCACCGGTCACGAGACACGAGCACGTGGCGACGACCACCGGCGATGGTGGCGACGAACCGTGGACGCCGTCTGCGAAGCCGCCTGGAGCCTCTGGGACAACCGAACACGAAGCGCCATCGAGATCCTCACCACCGCTGTCGCCATCTGTGGTCTCGCCGCCAGCGTCAGCCTCGGACTGACCGCCAGCAACCAAGTGGATCAACTCATCTCCGCCGCATCACAGAACATGGTGACCGTCGCCACTCAACAACCGACTGGCACCGCAGAAGCATTCAGCGACGACGCGCTGCAACGCGTCGCACGCCTCGACGGGATCGTTGCCGCTGGACGGCACGACCGCGTTGCCGCCTCGGACGCCGACATCTCACGATTCGGGGCGAATGTGCCCGGCGATACCGCGAGCGTTGAACTCGTCGGGGCAACGGCTGGCACATTCCAGGCGCTCCGGATATCCTCCCCGCCCATCGTTGCTGGGCTGTTCGAGTCGAAAGGGCCGGGCCAGAACATCGCCGTAGTAGGTGCCGCGGCCGCGCGATCCCTGCATGTCGGCTCCGGTCCCGGGCAGACGATCTTCGTAGGCAACCACGCCTTCGATGTGCTGGCGATCACGTCCAGTGCCAGCGTCGCCAACTCTGTCGTCGTCCCGCACGCGGCCATCGTCTCCTTGCGGTTACCGGCGAAACAGACACTTGTCGCACGCACGGCGCCTGGTCGTTCAGCCGTGGTATCCGATGCTGTGCCGCTAGCGCTCGACCCCGGCAACCCGGGGGCGTTCACGGTGACCGGCGCAGCCAACCTCGGCCAACTCCGCGGTGACGTTTCGAGTTCGTTCCAGTGGCTTCTTCTGCTGCTCTCCAGTGTCCTCCTCGCGGCGGCCATCATCGCAACGTCGGCGATCATGAGCAGCGCTGTCATCCAGCGACGTGCGGAGATCGGCCTGCGGATGGCGACCGGCGCGAGTCCTTCGTCGGTCGGGTCGCTTTTCGTCGTCGAGGGAGGTGTGCTCGGCGCGGTCGGCTCCGTCTTGGGGGTCTTCCTGGCGGTCGGCACGGTGCTGCTCGTGTCGATGGCTCGCGGGTGGACGCCGTATTTCGACTTCGTCAGCCTGGTCGGAGCTCTCGTCATCGGAGTTGTCGCTGGTTTGCTCGCGTCGATCATTCCAAGTGTCCGCGCGAGCCGGATCCAGCCGGCAATCGCGGTTCGGGGGTAG
- a CDS encoding peptidase inhibitor family I36 protein, translating to MSLRKRLIAAAAAVGIVGAAGVVAATPAYAAWDSCASGQMCAYVDANGGGPAMRAYYSNSSWNGSWGNYNNSASSIWNNGNSQNVNVYVNQNYSGSNFTVYRGTGNRHTDLYWDQTGGVGIAFWNDNLESNLWT from the coding sequence ATGAGTCTACGAAAGCGGTTGATCGCAGCTGCCGCGGCCGTCGGAATCGTGGGGGCGGCCGGAGTCGTCGCAGCGACACCGGCGTATGCGGCCTGGGATTCATGCGCATCCGGCCAGATGTGCGCATACGTTGACGCCAACGGCGGCGGCCCGGCAATGCGGGCGTACTACAGCAATAGCAGCTGGAACGGCAGCTGGGGGAACTACAACAACTCCGCCAGCTCCATCTGGAACAACGGCAACTCGCAGAACGTGAACGTCTACGTCAACCAGAACTACAGCGGCAGCAACTTCACCGTCTACCGCGGTACCGGCAACCGACACACCGACCTGTACTGGGACCAGACCGGAGGCGTCGGGATAGCGTTCTGGAACGACAATCTCGAGAGCAATCTCTGGACCTAA
- a CDS encoding ScbR family autoregulator-binding transcription factor, whose translation MGNFGMAKQERAERTRVAILEAAAKEFDEFGYEGARLERIVERTGATKGAVYFHFRSKLDIARALVEEKYTNWPVIVAEVAGTGLRGLAAAEELTQRVGRVFAQDVRVRAAMKLTQTVLPPAPEDNPYERWTQLITVFVAQEVEDAGLQHVKPREVATVAVQSFFGAYMIAHELGRLDTLPDDVKRLWQIIGASFTFPAAAPATVA comes from the coding sequence ATGGGCAACTTCGGAATGGCGAAGCAAGAACGCGCGGAACGCACCCGTGTCGCGATCCTCGAGGCCGCAGCGAAAGAGTTCGACGAGTTCGGATACGAAGGCGCCCGGCTGGAACGGATCGTTGAACGCACCGGTGCGACCAAAGGCGCCGTGTATTTCCACTTTCGATCCAAGCTCGACATTGCGCGGGCACTGGTGGAAGAGAAGTACACGAACTGGCCCGTCATTGTGGCCGAAGTGGCCGGGACCGGGTTGCGGGGATTAGCGGCGGCGGAAGAGCTGACCCAGCGAGTTGGCCGGGTCTTCGCGCAAGATGTGCGCGTGCGAGCAGCGATGAAGCTCACGCAAACGGTGCTTCCGCCCGCGCCAGAAGACAACCCGTACGAGCGGTGGACCCAGCTCATCACGGTCTTCGTCGCCCAAGAAGTCGAGGACGCCGGTCTCCAGCATGTGAAGCCGCGCGAGGTGGCTACGGTCGCAGTCCAGTCGTTCTTCGGGGCGTACATGATCGCCCACGAGTTGGGTCGCCTCGACACTCTCCCCGACGACGTCAAGCGGCTCTGGCAGATCATCGGCGCTTCGTTTACCTTCCCAGCGGCTGCCCCCGCAACCGTCGCCTAA
- a CDS encoding AvrD family protein, whose translation MTTDALESRLGPARERYFGDGFRQTEQWLEDVVVEQSDGGVLVEASVRLRQWRREGVARVAHLGTIDAIAVAASLGSIALIASGCAAAGGEVPVSGVTVRAGGRPELAQTGISATARLARPASTASAEVICRIGTLKVSVSFMLPARPVSSPVLSGVVDPDALLGPRADRYFADGYRHRRLMADSLVVSEGTAACTFLADPPEADLGIVECLALTSQLAQVALYSAANVAREGTGNLWMRMCEFTATNRETRGGHAQLTVFRTKRMMVGSADVVSSHVRIDAFPGWTGTAALAFEVLH comes from the coding sequence GTGACCACGGACGCTCTTGAATCGCGTCTTGGACCAGCTCGCGAACGATACTTCGGCGACGGTTTCCGGCAAACGGAGCAGTGGCTGGAGGACGTCGTGGTCGAACAGTCGGATGGCGGGGTCCTGGTCGAAGCCTCCGTTCGATTACGGCAGTGGCGACGGGAAGGGGTCGCTCGAGTCGCGCACCTCGGCACTATCGACGCGATTGCGGTCGCCGCTTCTCTCGGCTCGATAGCTCTGATCGCTTCCGGCTGCGCAGCCGCGGGCGGAGAGGTTCCGGTTTCTGGCGTCACCGTTCGTGCCGGCGGTCGTCCCGAATTGGCCCAAACCGGAATATCAGCGACCGCCCGCTTGGCCCGTCCAGCCTCCACGGCCAGTGCAGAGGTCATCTGCCGGATCGGCACCCTGAAGGTGTCGGTATCGTTCATGCTTCCAGCTCGACCGGTCAGCTCCCCTGTGTTGAGCGGCGTAGTGGACCCTGACGCTCTCCTCGGCCCGCGCGCAGACCGGTACTTCGCGGACGGGTACCGTCACCGCCGGCTGATGGCCGACTCCCTCGTTGTCTCCGAGGGGACGGCCGCGTGCACCTTTCTGGCTGACCCTCCCGAAGCGGATCTCGGGATTGTCGAATGCTTGGCGCTGACGTCGCAACTCGCTCAGGTCGCGCTGTACTCGGCCGCGAACGTTGCTCGTGAAGGCACTGGGAACCTGTGGATGCGCATGTGCGAGTTCACCGCGACCAACCGCGAAACTCGTGGCGGTCACGCGCAGCTCACCGTCTTCCGGACGAAAAGGATGATGGTGGGTTCGGCCGACGTCGTGAGCTCACACGTTCGCATCGATGCGTTCCCCGGTTGGACGGGGACAGCCGCCTTGGCGTTCGAGGTCTTGCACTGA
- a CDS encoding alpha-L-rhamnosidase, producing the protein MPAPGERPAYEFRRAFALVGRATSAILTVTAHGVYEAFLNGERVGSFELTPGITSYRKTLQVQQYDVSSLIVAGRNELVLVVSDGWFRGRVGAHRVPDSFGTQTAVVAALAIEKAEGTIRVVTDRTWATGVGAIVRADLMDGQTSDLRRIGRTDWQRVAISDDPLTQDTDRLVWSVAPPVRKTETFSPVAITRLPSGRQIVDFGQNLNGWVRLTQLGPADTTIQLTHGEALDQEGDLTLEHLDITVAPGLPKLPVGQRDTVISRGNPSDVFEPRHTSHGFRYVAVDGLEDDLTPEDVSAHQVRTDLHHTGTFSSSDPRLNELHRIAVASWRSNSLDIPTDCPQRERWGYTGDFQIFARSAAYLDDISGFARKWLTSLADDQHADGTITNVAPDCGIEPDPVIPISFDGSAGWGDAATIVPWELYRAYGDPSILAETAPMMRAWVDHAARTAAGGRHPSRVASRPEPAPHERFLWDTGWHWGEWLEPDVPFNPQGDPAIVATAYLARSAQLTADAARVIGDAAEAERYARLARDVADAWRTEFLNADGTLTVATQANYVRGLAFGLIPAELTAAAADHLVRLVEENGTHLGTGFLSTGMLLPVLADNGYPDVAYNLLFQTDEPGWLVMLERGATTVWESWSGIDADGNPHESLNHYSKGAVIAFLHEYVAGIRPAEPGYTKVDIRPHLDERLTWAEGTLETPHGVIRSRWERDGANATIRVGIPQGVTGIVHLPNGELHEVAAGDCTWSTAMPARAPRTPYPDLRAARANAAQAPSDEPLSWGRIDPDVITLGELLDDPASREVFDRVVPGVADSPMIVMARAVPLNTVLKMAAGSIASAEIRELRAQLSRL; encoded by the coding sequence GTGCCAGCGCCCGGTGAACGCCCGGCGTACGAGTTCCGTCGCGCCTTCGCACTGGTCGGCAGGGCGACGAGCGCGATCCTCACGGTCACGGCCCACGGCGTGTACGAGGCGTTCCTCAACGGAGAGCGAGTCGGCTCCTTCGAGCTGACGCCAGGCATCACCAGCTACCGCAAGACCCTCCAGGTCCAGCAGTACGACGTGAGCTCCTTGATCGTCGCTGGGCGGAACGAACTCGTCCTGGTCGTGAGCGACGGTTGGTTCCGCGGCCGCGTCGGCGCGCACCGCGTGCCCGACAGTTTCGGAACGCAGACTGCTGTAGTCGCGGCGCTCGCGATCGAGAAGGCAGAAGGCACTATCCGGGTGGTTACGGACCGCACCTGGGCGACCGGTGTCGGTGCGATCGTCCGAGCCGACCTGATGGACGGGCAGACCAGCGACCTTCGCCGTATCGGCCGCACCGACTGGCAGCGGGTCGCGATCTCCGACGACCCACTGACGCAGGACACCGACCGGCTGGTCTGGTCGGTCGCCCCACCAGTACGCAAGACCGAGACCTTCAGTCCCGTCGCGATCACGCGCCTCCCGTCCGGGCGGCAGATCGTGGATTTCGGGCAGAACCTGAACGGCTGGGTCCGCCTCACCCAACTGGGCCCGGCGGACACCACCATCCAGCTCACCCACGGGGAGGCTCTCGACCAGGAGGGTGACCTCACCCTTGAGCACCTCGACATCACCGTCGCCCCGGGGCTCCCGAAACTGCCGGTGGGTCAACGTGACACCGTCATCTCCCGCGGCAACCCGTCCGACGTCTTCGAGCCCCGGCACACGAGTCACGGATTCCGTTACGTCGCGGTCGACGGGCTGGAAGACGACCTCACTCCCGAAGACGTCAGCGCTCACCAGGTGCGCACCGACCTCCATCACACCGGGACGTTCTCCTCCAGCGACCCGCGACTCAACGAGCTCCACCGCATCGCCGTCGCCAGCTGGAGGTCGAACAGCCTCGACATCCCCACCGACTGCCCGCAACGGGAACGCTGGGGATACACCGGCGACTTCCAGATCTTCGCCCGCAGCGCCGCCTACCTCGACGACATCAGCGGATTCGCCCGCAAGTGGCTGACCTCCCTGGCGGACGACCAGCACGCCGACGGCACGATCACCAATGTCGCGCCCGATTGCGGAATCGAACCCGACCCGGTGATCCCCATCTCCTTCGACGGCTCCGCCGGCTGGGGAGACGCCGCGACGATCGTGCCGTGGGAGCTCTACCGCGCCTACGGCGACCCAAGCATCCTGGCGGAGACCGCCCCCATGATGCGCGCCTGGGTGGACCACGCCGCGCGAACCGCGGCCGGCGGACGCCACCCGAGCCGCGTGGCGTCCCGGCCGGAGCCGGCGCCGCACGAGCGGTTCCTCTGGGACACCGGATGGCACTGGGGCGAATGGCTGGAACCCGATGTCCCGTTCAACCCCCAGGGCGACCCCGCGATCGTCGCCACGGCGTACCTGGCCCGCTCCGCCCAGCTCACCGCCGACGCCGCCCGGGTGATCGGAGACGCGGCCGAAGCCGAGCGGTACGCGCGACTCGCGCGGGATGTGGCCGATGCCTGGCGAACGGAATTCCTCAACGCCGACGGAACGCTCACCGTCGCCACGCAGGCGAACTACGTCCGGGGTCTCGCCTTCGGTCTCATCCCAGCCGAGCTGACCGCGGCCGCGGCAGATCACCTCGTGCGGCTGGTCGAGGAGAACGGGACGCATCTGGGCACCGGCTTCCTCTCCACGGGGATGCTCCTGCCCGTCCTCGCGGACAACGGTTATCCCGACGTGGCCTACAACCTCCTGTTCCAGACCGACGAGCCCGGTTGGCTCGTCATGCTCGAACGCGGCGCCACCACGGTGTGGGAGTCGTGGTCCGGCATCGACGCGGACGGGAACCCGCACGAGTCGCTCAACCACTACTCCAAAGGTGCGGTCATCGCGTTCCTGCACGAGTACGTCGCCGGGATCCGCCCGGCCGAGCCCGGGTACACGAAGGTGGACATCCGCCCCCACCTCGACGAGCGCCTGACGTGGGCTGAAGGGACCCTCGAAACCCCGCACGGCGTCATCCGCAGCCGCTGGGAGCGCGACGGTGCGAACGCGACCATCCGAGTCGGCATCCCCCAAGGCGTGACCGGGATCGTGCACCTGCCGAACGGCGAACTCCACGAGGTGGCAGCGGGCGATTGCACCTGGAGCACGGCTATGCCCGCGCGAGCCCCTCGCACCCCCTACCCGGATCTCCGCGCTGCGCGCGCCAACGCGGCCCAGGCGCCTTCGGACGAGCCATTGAGCTGGGGTCGAATCGACCCGGACGTCATCACCCTCGGTGAGCTCCTGGACGACCCGGCCTCGCGCGAGGTGTTCGATCGCGTAGTTCCCGGCGTCGCGGACAGCCCGATGATCGTTATGGCGCGAGCCGTCCCCTTGAACACGGTGCTGAAGATGGCCGCCGGGTCGATCGCTTCGGCGGAGATCCGAGAACTGCGCGCGCAGCTATCTCGGCTCTGA
- a CDS encoding alpha/beta hydrolase, with product MSIRALAMDAIVKRVVARGGTQEVAAEIARRHAEGPPAPAAVPPSVAKRFRVSEERVAGSRVVTLRRRDATPGRALVFLAGGGYAHPIATAHWKAVARFATAAGVDAVVPLYEVVPVGDVSRARAFVAEVLATTISERGAGEVYLAGDSAGAGLALSVLQLHPEGVRAAILLSPWLDVELAHPAADVLQTWDAILDPDELRHWGRAWAAELSTSDPVVSPLHGRFDGLPPVHVVSGGRDLLLPQALEAYRLLRRAGNAGTLTYSPDGNHAVGLSGSATPEAKRAHDEVVRILRS from the coding sequence ATGTCGATTCGAGCGCTCGCGATGGACGCCATCGTCAAACGGGTCGTTGCCCGCGGCGGCACGCAGGAGGTCGCCGCGGAGATCGCCCGACGCCACGCTGAGGGTCCGCCCGCCCCCGCCGCCGTACCGCCCTCCGTTGCCAAGCGGTTCCGCGTCAGCGAGGAGCGGGTGGCCGGGTCACGGGTCGTCACGCTCCGCCGCCGCGACGCGACGCCCGGTCGCGCTCTCGTCTTCCTCGCCGGCGGTGGCTACGCGCACCCCATCGCGACCGCGCACTGGAAGGCCGTCGCCCGGTTCGCGACGGCCGCCGGAGTCGACGCCGTCGTACCGCTCTACGAGGTCGTTCCCGTCGGTGACGTCAGCCGTGCGCGGGCGTTCGTGGCGGAGGTCCTCGCTACGACCATTTCGGAGCGCGGTGCCGGCGAGGTATACCTCGCCGGCGACTCCGCGGGCGCCGGCCTCGCGCTGAGTGTCCTGCAACTGCACCCGGAGGGAGTCCGCGCCGCCATCCTCCTGAGTCCGTGGCTCGATGTCGAACTCGCCCACCCCGCAGCCGATGTGCTGCAGACCTGGGACGCGATCCTGGACCCGGACGAGCTCCGGCACTGGGGCCGGGCATGGGCCGCTGAACTGTCGACGTCCGATCCGGTGGTCAGCCCGCTCCACGGCCGATTCGACGGCCTGCCGCCGGTTCACGTGGTCTCGGGCGGTCGCGACCTCCTGCTGCCTCAAGCTCTGGAGGCCTACCGTCTCCTGCGGCGGGCAGGTAACGCCGGCACCTTGACCTATTCGCCCGACGGCAACCACGCGGTGGGACTCAGCGGCTCCGCCACCCCCGAGGCGAAGCGTGCGCACGACGAAGTCGTCCGCATCCTGCGATCCTGA
- a CDS encoding NAD-dependent epimerase/dehydratase family protein — protein sequence MTATDPRTRVLLTGATGNWGRAALREFRERGDRTRVVAFALDTPQDRAVLDEFHDMENLEIFWGDLLNSADVQRAIRDVDLILHVGAVVSPLADQHPELAQRVNIGSMQNIIRAVAALPDPGSVGVVGIGSVAETGDRTPPIHWGRVGDPIRVSRFDEYGQTKVVAEKLLIESRLPKWAWLRQTGIFHPGMLALRDPIMTHSTLGGVMEWATAEDSARLLAGLAERDLPDEFWGGIYNIGGGEEWRLTNWRLQTAISGALGVTDVRGWYDRNWFATQNFHGHWYTDSDRLNDLVPFRKDTFDEALARAVATLPSSVRSAGRVPGWIVKNLVMRPLTRKPRGTMHAIAHHDEAAIRAHFGSLEAWHAIGDWTTFAVPEPSRTPAYLDHGFDEDKAAEGWDRTDYVHAAEFRGGEVVSPVVQEGRPREPLIWSCAFGHIFAASPLLILIGGHWCPDCTRDTAGYERQAEHNPFLAQLYSHTPARRDEAARR from the coding sequence GTGACGGCCACCGATCCGAGAACCCGCGTCCTCCTCACCGGCGCCACCGGCAACTGGGGACGCGCCGCGCTCCGTGAGTTCCGCGAGCGAGGCGACCGGACGCGCGTCGTCGCGTTCGCGCTGGACACCCCGCAGGACCGGGCCGTCCTCGACGAGTTCCACGACATGGAGAACCTCGAGATCTTCTGGGGCGACCTGCTGAACTCCGCCGACGTGCAGCGCGCCATCCGGGACGTCGACCTGATCCTGCATGTCGGCGCCGTCGTCTCCCCGCTCGCCGACCAGCATCCCGAGCTGGCGCAGCGGGTGAACATCGGCAGCATGCAGAACATCATCCGCGCGGTCGCGGCACTGCCGGATCCGGGATCGGTCGGGGTCGTGGGCATCGGCTCCGTCGCGGAGACCGGCGACCGCACTCCGCCGATCCACTGGGGACGGGTGGGCGACCCCATCCGGGTCTCCCGGTTCGACGAGTACGGGCAGACGAAGGTCGTCGCGGAGAAGCTGCTGATCGAGTCGCGGCTGCCGAAGTGGGCGTGGTTGCGTCAGACCGGCATCTTCCATCCGGGGATGCTCGCCCTCCGCGACCCGATCATGACCCACTCCACGCTGGGCGGCGTCATGGAGTGGGCGACCGCGGAAGACTCCGCCCGGCTCCTGGCCGGCCTCGCCGAGCGCGACCTGCCCGACGAGTTCTGGGGCGGGATCTACAACATCGGCGGCGGCGAGGAGTGGCGGCTGACGAACTGGCGGCTCCAGACCGCCATTAGCGGTGCCCTCGGCGTCACCGACGTGCGCGGCTGGTACGACCGCAACTGGTTCGCCACGCAGAACTTCCACGGGCACTGGTACACCGACAGCGACCGGCTCAACGACCTCGTGCCGTTCCGGAAGGACACGTTCGATGAGGCGCTCGCGCGTGCCGTCGCGACGCTCCCGAGTTCAGTCAGGTCGGCCGGCCGGGTCCCGGGATGGATCGTGAAGAACCTCGTCATGCGACCGCTCACCCGGAAGCCGCGCGGCACCATGCACGCCATCGCGCACCACGACGAGGCGGCGATCCGCGCCCACTTCGGGTCGCTCGAGGCATGGCACGCCATCGGCGACTGGACCACGTTCGCGGTGCCGGAGCCTTCGCGAACTCCGGCGTACCTGGATCACGGCTTCGACGAGGACAAAGCGGCAGAAGGCTGGGATCGCACCGACTACGTCCACGCCGCCGAGTTCCGCGGTGGGGAGGTCGTCTCACCGGTGGTTCAGGAGGGGCGCCCCCGCGAGCCGCTGATCTGGAGCTGCGCGTTCGGCCACATCTTCGCCGCCAGCCCGCTCCTGATCCTGATCGGCGGCCACTGGTGCCCCGACTGCACGCGCGACACCGCCGGCTACGAGCGCCAGGCCGAGCACAACCCGTTCCTCGCCCAGCTGTACTCGCACACGCCCGCGCGGCGTGACGAGGCCGCGCGGCGCTGA